From a region of the Methanobacterium petrolearium genome:
- a CDS encoding DUF4013 domain-containing protein: MEIGEIISNSLSYPSQDWKKLLILGILFLISFLIIPAFLVMGYFFRILKGSIAGFDELPDFDEWGEMFIDGLKLFIVQFVYFLIPAIIILIGVWASFASLYTVGTVTDTTAFLGLMGGTAIIGIILAIILGLIATIAIANMALNNGELGAAFRFSEILEQISMIGWGKYIVWYIVMIIVGFIGGIIASILGFIPFLGTIIALLVVYPYLYMFSARSLALLYGSSVDVGVVE; encoded by the coding sequence ATGGAAATTGGAGAAATTATATCGAATTCCCTTAGTTATCCGTCACAAGACTGGAAAAAATTATTGATACTTGGAATCTTATTCCTGATAAGTTTTCTTATTATTCCAGCATTCTTAGTAATGGGATACTTCTTCCGAATTTTAAAAGGTTCCATTGCTGGTTTTGATGAACTCCCTGACTTTGATGAGTGGGGTGAAATGTTCATAGACGGTTTAAAACTATTTATTGTACAGTTTGTATATTTCCTGATACCAGCGATCATTATATTAATCGGTGTATGGGCTTCATTTGCTTCCCTATACACAGTAGGAACTGTTACTGATACCACCGCATTCCTAGGACTCATGGGTGGAACTGCCATTATTGGAATTATCCTGGCCATCATCCTCGGATTGATAGCAACCATTGCTATTGCAAATATGGCTTTGAATAATGGTGAACTCGGAGCAGCCTTCCGATTCAGCGAAATCTTGGAACAAATAAGTATGATTGGTTGGGGAAAATACATAGTATGGTACATCGTAATGATTATAGTTGGATTTATTGGAGGAATAATTGCCAGTATTCTGGGTTTTATTCCATTCCTTGGAACAATCATTGCACTTTTAGTGGTTTATCCATACCTGTACATGTTTTCTGCCAGATCTCTGGCTTTGCTCTATGGATCCAGCGTTGATGTGGGAGTTGTAGAATAA
- a CDS encoding DUF4013 domain-containing protein: MEIGEIISDSVKYPSSDWTKIIILAVILLIPIVNFIGLGYILRIIKATLAGLNELPDFDEVGDMFIDGLKVLIVGIVYAIPIWIIAAIIGAIIGVVSPAATTYYVGADATAMIGGMIASYAVLLIVALIVGLIEIIAIANMAYYDGDIGAAFHFSDILNYIATIGWGKYLIVYITIAIIGAVISILAMFIGLLLLFVGVFITMPLAMSYIYMFGSRAIAMLFADALAETPV; the protein is encoded by the coding sequence ATGGAAATTGGAGAAATCATATCCGACTCTGTAAAGTACCCATCATCTGACTGGACAAAAATAATCATTTTAGCAGTAATTCTTTTGATACCAATTGTGAACTTCATTGGACTTGGTTACATCCTCCGGATCATTAAAGCAACATTGGCTGGTTTAAATGAACTGCCTGACTTTGATGAAGTGGGAGACATGTTCATTGATGGTTTAAAAGTATTGATTGTGGGAATTGTGTACGCTATCCCTATATGGATAATTGCAGCGATTATTGGTGCTATTATTGGTGTGGTATCACCTGCAGCCACAACTTACTACGTTGGTGCAGATGCAACTGCAATGATCGGGGGAATGATAGCTTCCTACGCAGTATTATTAATAGTAGCACTTATTGTGGGCTTAATAGAGATCATTGCAATAGCCAACATGGCCTACTATGATGGTGACATTGGAGCAGCATTCCACTTTAGTGATATCCTAAACTACATAGCCACAATTGGTTGGGGAAAATACCTAATCGTTTACATAACCATTGCAATAATTGGTGCTGTAATAAGCATTTTAGCCATGTTCATAGGGCTGTTACTACTCTTTGTTGGTGTGTTCATTACCATGCCACTGGCAATGTCCTATATCTACATGTTCGGATCCCGTGCTATAGCAATGTTATTTGCCGATGCATTAGCTGAAACCCCTGTATAA
- a CDS encoding glutamate synthase-related protein: protein MKQILLTDPEKCDGCNECIEACAAVNKESSIFLHKMTEGYQTIVCQQCINPSCMRGCFRDAIYREGDVVKINNDRCVGCRLCMLMCPIGSITYVDDRMLKCEQQCLESGEDQPACVKACTEGCLSVVDVKEFATGLQQSFEMDNSMGTNTPRNLSPSGDLAVSTEGLCVFCGTCEIVCPTNAIKIVDDHAEIDKSRCIMCGSCTAACPVLIPTGAGSIWDPRTIANIRFTSKEGKYVLRGFGTERKLPKLDDIIILPGQASVSPVDKYREACNTKVVLGTRYAENPLELETPVLIAGMSFGALSEECKLAMAKGTSLVGSCANTGEGGMLPKEREYADKLMVQYSSGRFGVSADYLNVGDAIEVKIGQGAKPGMGGHLLAEKVSPKVAEIRGIPLGTDALSPARFLDATRPGDLAKHIELIREVTDWQVPIVVKLGPGRVKDDVQLVAEAGADIISVDGMEGGTGAAPEVVIEHTGIPTLAALMEAVNGLKEIGMKDTVDLIITGGIRSGADVAKTMALGADAAYIGTGAMIAMGCRACRMCYTGKCPVGVATQDPLLRERLDVEVAAMRVANYIKSMTEETKMLAQLAGHDDIRKFSPDDLRALNSDTAKITGVKLTGL, encoded by the coding sequence ATGAAACAAATCCTATTAACTGACCCGGAAAAGTGTGACGGGTGCAACGAATGTATTGAAGCCTGTGCTGCAGTAAACAAGGAAAGCAGCATCTTCCTGCATAAAATGACAGAGGGTTACCAGACCATTGTCTGCCAGCAATGCATCAACCCCTCATGTATGAGGGGATGCTTTAGAGATGCCATTTACCGTGAAGGTGATGTGGTAAAGATCAACAATGACCGTTGTGTGGGTTGCCGCCTGTGCATGCTCATGTGTCCCATTGGAAGCATCACCTACGTTGATGATAGGATGCTCAAATGTGAGCAACAGTGTCTGGAGTCTGGTGAAGACCAACCAGCCTGTGTGAAAGCCTGCACGGAAGGTTGCTTAAGTGTGGTGGATGTTAAAGAATTCGCCACCGGTCTGCAGCAGAGCTTTGAAATGGATAACTCCATGGGAACCAATACCCCTCGAAATTTATCTCCCTCAGGAGACCTTGCAGTTTCAACTGAAGGCCTTTGTGTCTTCTGTGGAACGTGTGAAATTGTATGCCCCACCAACGCCATCAAAATTGTGGATGACCATGCAGAAATTGATAAAAGTCGCTGTATAATGTGTGGTTCGTGTACAGCAGCATGTCCGGTGTTGATACCTACTGGGGCAGGAAGTATATGGGATCCTAGAACCATCGCTAACATACGTTTCACCTCCAAAGAAGGTAAATATGTGCTGCGTGGTTTCGGTACCGAAAGAAAACTCCCCAAACTGGATGATATCATAATATTACCTGGACAGGCTTCTGTTTCCCCAGTTGATAAATACAGGGAGGCCTGCAATACCAAGGTTGTTCTGGGAACCCGTTATGCTGAAAACCCCCTGGAACTTGAAACACCAGTCCTCATTGCAGGTATGTCCTTTGGAGCACTCTCCGAGGAATGTAAACTGGCCATGGCCAAAGGAACCTCTCTGGTAGGTTCATGCGCCAACACCGGTGAAGGAGGAATGCTCCCCAAAGAACGAGAATACGCAGACAAACTCATGGTACAATACTCTTCAGGACGTTTCGGAGTTTCCGCCGACTACCTCAATGTGGGAGATGCCATCGAAGTTAAAATTGGACAGGGAGCCAAACCAGGAATGGGAGGACACCTCTTAGCCGAGAAGGTAAGCCCTAAAGTAGCCGAAATCAGGGGAATACCCCTGGGAACTGATGCTTTAAGTCCAGCACGCTTCCTGGATGCCACCCGACCCGGGGATCTGGCCAAACATATAGAACTCATCCGAGAAGTCACTGACTGGCAGGTGCCCATTGTGGTTAAATTAGGGCCGGGAAGAGTAAAAGATGATGTTCAACTGGTTGCAGAAGCCGGTGCAGATATAATATCTGTAGATGGTATGGAAGGGGGTACTGGGGCAGCACCAGAAGTAGTTATTGAACATACTGGAATTCCCACCCTGGCAGCACTTATGGAAGCAGTAAACGGCCTGAAAGAGATAGGTATGAAGGACACTGTGGATCTCATTATCACCGGAGGAATAAGAAGCGGAGCCGACGTGGCCAAAACAATGGCCCTGGGTGCGGATGCAGCTTACATTGGAACTGGGGCCATGATCGCCATGGGATGCCGTGCTTGCCGTATGTGTTACACTGGAAAATGCCCAGTAGGAGTTGCTACTCAGGATCCCCTACTACGTGAACGTCTGGATGTGGAAGTGGCTGCCATGCGAGTGGCTAACTATATAAAATCCATGACTGAGGAGACTAAGATGCTGGCACAACTGGCAGGTCACGATGACATCCGTAAATTCTCACCCGACGACTTGCGAGCTTTAAACAGTGATACTGCCAAGATAACCGGGGTGAAATTGACAGGACTTTAA